A stretch of Brassica napus cultivar Da-Ae chromosome C6, Da-Ae, whole genome shotgun sequence DNA encodes these proteins:
- the LOC106387266 gene encoding DNA-3-methyladenine glycosylase 1-like, with protein MGEPQPQPQSPKPENRNPIPPQNNNDSSSSSASVPGSIVSSTTIEAPRITELSNVSSSPPSKIPLRPRKIRKLSPNNDAVTSSRPSAKGKPSQPPRIHAKSLTCEGELEAAITHLRSVDPLLASLIDAHPPPKYESFNTPFLALIRSILYQQLAAKAGNSIYTRFVSLCGGENGVVPENVLPLTPQELRQIGVSGRKASYLHDLARKYQNGILSDSGILNMDDKSLFTMLTMVNGIGSWSVHMFMMNSLHRPDVLPVNDLGVRKGVQMLYDLPELPRPSQMEGLCEKWRPYRSVGSWYMWRLIEAKGTPSNAGAVSSGADLAFPQLEDLQQQHQQQQSQLLDPLSVFSIGAWGQT; from the exons ATGGGTGAACCTCAACCTCAACCCCAATCACCCAAACCCGAAAACCGTAATCCAATCCCACCGCAAAACAACAAcgactcctcctcctcctccgcctccgTTCCCGGCTCAATCGTCTCATCAACCACCATCGAAGCCCCGAGAATCACCGAGCTAAGCAATGTATCCTCCTCCCCTCCTTCCAAAATCCCACTCCGTCCTCGAAAAATCAGAAAGCTTTCTCCCAACAACGACGCGGTGACGTCATCGAGACCTTCAGCGAAGGGCAAACCATCGCAGCCACCGAGGATCCACGCAAAGTCTCTAACTTGCGAGGGAGAGCTCGAAGCGGCGATAACCCACCTCCGCAGCGTCGATCCTCTGCTAGCGTCGTTGATCGACGCACACCCACCGCCAAAGTACGAGTCTTTCAACACTCCCTTCTTGGCTCTGATACGAAGCATTCTCTACCAGCAGCTAGCTGCTAAAGCGGGGAACTCAATCTACACACGCTTCGTTTCCCTCTGCGGCGGCGAAAACGGCGTCGTTCCGGAGAATGTCTTGCCTTTGACGCCTCAGGAGCTTCGTCAGATTGGTGTCTCTGGGAGGAAGGCGAGTTACCTCCACGATCTTGCGAGGAAGTATCAAAACGGGATCTTGTCGGATTCTGGGATATTGAACATGGATGATAAGTCTCTGTTCACGATGCTGACGATGGTTAACGGGATCGGTTCGTGGTCGGTTCATATGTTTATGATGAACTCGCTTCATAGACCTGATGTGTTGCCTGTTAACGATCTTGGTGTGAGGAAAGGTGTGCAGATGCTTTATGACTTGCCAGAGTTGCCTCGTCCTTCGCAGATGGAGGGTCTTTGCGAGAAGTGGCGTCCGTATAGGTCTGTTGGGTCGTGGTACATGTGGCGGCTCATTGAAGCTAAAGGGACTCCGTCGAATGCTGGAGCGGTGAGTTCAGGAGCTGATTTGGCGTTTCCGCAGTTGGAAGACTTGCAACAGCAACATCAGCAACAACAGTCACAGCTTCTGGACCCTCTTAGTGTGTTCAGTATCGG GGCATGGGGCCAAACTTAG
- the LOC106387265 gene encoding sugar transporter ERD6-like 6 — protein sequence MSSRDETEEARNELRRPFMHTGSWYRMGSRQSSMMGSSQVIKDNSISVLACVLIIALGPIQFGFTCGYSSPTQAAIIKDLGLTVSEYSVFGSLSNVGAMVGAIASGQIAEYIGRKGSLMIAAIPNIIGWLCISFAEDTSFLYMGRLLEGFGVGIISYTVPVYIAEIAPQNMRGGLGSVNQLSVTIGIMLAYLLGLFVPWRILAVLGTLPCIVLIPGLFFIPESPRWLAKMGMTDDFETSLQVLRGFETDITVEVNEIKRSVGTSTKRSSTVRFVDLKRRRYYFPLMVGIGLLVLQQLGGINGVLFYSSTIFESAGVTSSNAATFGVGAIQVVATAISTWLVDKAGRRLLLTISSVGMTISLVIVAAAFYLKEFVSHDSDMYSMLSILSVVGVVAMVVSFSLGMGPIPWLIMSEILPVNIKGLAGSIATLANWFISWLITMTANLLLAWSSGGTFTLYGLVCAFTVVFVTLWVPETKGKTLEELQALFR from the exons atGAGTTCAAGGGATGAAACAGAGGAGGCCAGGAATGAGCTGCGACGACCTTTCATGCACACAGGAAGCTGGTACCGTATGGGTTCAAGACAATCGAGCATGATGGGTTCGTCTCAAGTCATCAAAGACAACTCAATCTCCGTTCTTGCTTGTGTTCTGATCATTGCTCTTGGTCCTATTCAATTCGGATTCACT tgTGGTTACTCTTCTCCAACTCAAGCTGCAATCATCAAGGATCTGGGTTTGACTGTATCTGAG TACTCTGTGTTTGGTTCTCTGTCCAATGTGGGTGCTATGGTTGGTGCGATTGCTAGTGGTCAGATCGCTGAATACATTGGAAGAAAAGGG TCTCTGATGATTGCTGCAATTCCCAATATCATTGGTTGGCTTTGCATATCATTTGCAGAA GATACTTCTTTTCTTTACATGGGAAGACTTTTAGAAGGCTTTGGCGTTGGGATCATCTCTTACACG GTGCCTGTATATATTGCTGAGATAGCTCCACAGAATATGAGGGGAGGGTTGGGTTCTGTTAACCAG CTTTCTGTGACAATTGGAATAATGTTGGCTTATTTACTTGGCCTCTTTGTTCCATGGAGAATCCTTGCAGTCTTGG GGACATTGCCATGCATAGTATTGATACCGGGTCTCTTTTTCATTCCTGAGTCCCCTCGTTGGCTG GCAAAAATGGGTATGACTGAtgattttgaaacatcattACAAGTTCTTAGAGGGTTTGAGACTGATATTACCGTTGAGGTTAATGAAATCAAG AGATCTGTGGGAACATCTACAAAACGATCATCTACAGTTCGGTTTGTTGATCTCAAGCGCAGGAGATACTATTTCCCACTTATG GTTGGTATAGGGTTGCTTGTACTTCAACAACTCGGTGGAATTAATGGTGTCCTGTTTTATTCCAGTACAATCTTTGAGTCTGCAG GAGTTACATCTAGTAATGCAGCAACATTTGGGGTCGGTGCTATTCAGGTAGTGGCCACTGCAATATCAACATGGTTGGTGGACAAAGCAggtcgtcgtcttcttcttaCC ATCTCTTCTGTTGGGATGACGATAAGCCTAGTGATTGTTGCAGCTGCCTTCTACCTTAAG GAATTTGTGTCTCACGATTCAGACATGTACAGTATGCTGAGTATCTTGTCAGTAGTTGGAGTAGTG GCAATGGTTGTTTCTTTCTCATTGGGAATGGGACCAATTCCGTGGCTCATTATGTCTGAG aTCCTTCCAGTGAACATAAAGGGTTTAGCTGGAAGTATAGCAACTTTAGCCAATTGGTTCATCTCTTGGTTGATCACCATGACTGCAAACTTGCTATTAGCCTGGAGCAGTGGAG GAACTTTCACTCTATACGGTTTGGTTTGTGCATTCACAGTGGTGTTCGTGACTCTGTGGGTTCCTGAGACCAAAGGGAAAACGCTTGAAGAACTTCAAGCCTTGTTCAGATga